The Vicia villosa cultivar HV-30 ecotype Madison, WI unplaced genomic scaffold, Vvil1.0 ctg.000163F_1_1, whole genome shotgun sequence DNA window GACATTCTGCTAATCCTAAGTTCTCAATGTGTTGTGGAGAAGGAAAGGTTCAAATACCTTTGTTGAGACAACCTCCACCCGTATTGCAGAGCCTGTTGTTTGACCAAAACAAAAGTGAATCTAAAATATTCCAACAACAAATTCGTCTTTACAATATGATGTTCGCATTTACTTCTCCGGGTGCTAAAATGGACAACAGATTTAATAATGGTAGAGGTCCTCCTAACTATCGTATTCAAGGTCAAACATGTCATCGTATAGGTAGCATGTTACCTTTGCCAGGTGAAAAGGCCCGTTTTGCCCAACTCTATATATTCGATACTGAACATGAAGTTCAGAATAGATTTGATATTTTCAGGTTTTTACTTTAGCTATCTTTGTTTCAACACTGTTTATTATTTTGTTGTTGAATTCTCACTAATCTGAACTTTATACGTCGGATGTTTTGCAGAAAAAGGGACGGAGTTGATATTAATATAGTGGAAAAGTTGTCTTCAATGTTATATGAACATAATGTTCACGCTCAGTCTTTTAAGATGGCAAGGGATAGACTTTCTGAAGGCAATGTGGCAGATCTAAAACTCCGTCTCATTTCTGATCGTCAAAATGATGGAAGAATATATAATCAACCAACagtttcagaagttgctgctctcaTTGTTGGTGATGTTGATACTGCAGAAAAAAGGGATATTATAATGCAAAAACAATGTGGCCAACTTCAGAGAATAGATGAATATCACACGTCTTATTTGGGTTTTCAATATCTTTTACTTTTCCCTTACGGCGAAGATGGTTACAGACCAAACATACGGCATCGCAATAAAGGATCTACAACGGTTCGTAATGCAAAAACAATGACTACGGTATCGGAAATTGACGATGTTCCATGGGAGGATGCAACCAAAAGAAACAGACTTACAATCAGAGAGTGGTTCGCCTTTAGGATTCAGTCAAGAAAAAACGAGGCACAGACAATTCTCAGGTCAAGGAGGTTATTTCAGCAGTTTTTGGTAGATGGTTTTACAATGATGGAATCTGAGAGACTTCGATGGTTAAGAAAGAATCAGTCAAAACTACGAGTAGGGAAATATGACCATCTTGCAGATGCTAGGACAAATGGACATACACGTGGTGCGGCTACAGGGAAAAGAGTTGTCCTACCTTCGTCATATGTTGGAAGCCGTAGATTTATGGATCAGTTATACTTTGATGGCATGGCAATTTGTAGTTATGTTGGATTTCCTGATTTGTTTATTACATTCACATGTAATCCCAATTGGTCGGAAATACAGCGCGTATTAAGTTCTGCAGATCTGAAAGCGTCCGATCGTCCGGATCTCATAACAAGAATCTTCAAATTGAAATTTGATTCATTGCTGTCCGATTTGACTAAAAAGAGTATCATGGGAAAGGTTCTTGCGTGTAAGTAATATATaactttgattaatttaatttcattattcATTTTGAATGTCATGTTATAAACCAATATCTTAATTTTATATTTCTAGATATGTACACAATTGAGTTCCAAAAAAGAGGTCTGCCCGCATGCGCACATATTAATTTTCCTCCATCCGTCGAGCAAGTATCCAACACCCGCTGACATTGATCGTATCATATCAGCAGAAATACCAAACAAAGACACTGACGAAGAGTTATATAACTTGGTCAAATCTCACATGATACACGGACCTTGCGGAAATGCTTTTCGTAATTCTACGTGTATGAAGGAAGGAAAATGTTCTAAATACTTCCCTAAAGAATTCAGACACGAAACGATCGTTGATCAAGATGGATATCCGGTTTATAGACGAAGGGACAATGGACACACAGTTTCTAAGAATGGAATTGAGATTGACAACAGATTTGTTGTTCCTTACAATTCAAAGTTATTGTTGAAGTACAGAGCTCATATTAATATGGAATGGTGCAATCAAAGCACATCCGTCAAATATTTGTTCAAATACATCAACAAAGGATACGACAGAATAACTGCTGCAATTGTCATGAATGAAGATGGATCTGTTTCGCAACATGAAGCCGTTGATGAAATCAAGCAGTATATTGACTGTAGGTACGTTTCTCCAAGTGAAGCTGCTTGGAGAATTTATGGTTTTTCCATTCATGGAAGAAAACCAACTGTAGAAAGACTTCACTTTCATGGTGAGGGGCAAAATTCTGTTTTTCATACTGATGTCAGCCCTCTTACCAAAGTCCTTGATAAACCGAGCGTTACTGAGTCGATGTTTACTTCTTGGTTTGAAGCAAACAAGAAATATGACGAAGCGCGCCAACTAACGTATTGcaattttgtttcaaagtttGTATACGTTAAGAAAAAGAGAGAGTGGAAACCCAGACAAAAGGGATACACAATTGGAAGACTAATTTGGGTTCCTCCAACTACTGGGGAGTTGTACTATCTAAGGATGATGCTAACACATGTCAAAGGACCGAGAAGCTATGATGAAATAAAGACAGTAAACAATGTTAAGTACGATACTTTCCGTGATGCATGTTTTGCTATGGGATTTATTGGGGATGATCGAGAATTCATATCTGCAATAACAGAAGCATTTCATTGGGGTTCTGGACATTATTTGAGATTACTTTTTGTTCACATGTTATTGTCAAGTAGCATTAATAGGCCTAAGCATGTATGGAGTAAAACTCAACATCTGTTATCTGATGGAATTCTCTATTCTCAGCAAAGGATTGCAAACAACAGAAGTATATTTTCAATTGTGATCAGAATAATTAATTGCAGTTATTTCAAAGATATTTTTCAATATTTACCAACTATttctttgttctttttattaacaGGTCTGCGACTAACAAATGAAGAAATTCTCAATCTGacgttgattgaaattgaaaaactTCTTCAACACAGTAGAAAGAGTTTAAGTGATTTTCCTGGAATGCCAAAACCACATGGTTACATAATTGAGGAGCttggaaataatttaatttacgaGGAGAGAAACTACGATCCTGCTGGACAACTTCAAGAGTTTAATACACTGTATAATAACCTCACAGGTGTAAATAGTAGTTTGAATCAATTAGACAGAAGAATTTCATATTACTTAGAAACTTATATTTCTAATATGAAGCATCTAAATGATATGTTGACTTTATTTCAGATGAACAAAGAGATGTATTCAAACAAATCTTGACGGCTGTTGATAACCAGAACGGAGGCGTATTCTTTCTGTATGGATACGGCGGTACGGGCAAAACATACATGTGGAGAACATTAGCTTCCTACATAAGATCAAGAAGACAAATATGCTTGACAGTTGCCTCTTCAGGTAttgcatcccttttgctccccgGTGGTCGAACGGcacattctaaatttaaaattccGATTCCCACACTTGAATCTTCGACATGCGACATTAACAAGGGTAGTGACAGGGGTCAAATGCTAAAACTATCAAAATTGATTATTTGGGATGAAGCTCCCATGTGTCACAAATTTTGTTTTGAAGCTTTGGATAAAACACTGAGAGATATCATGGGTGGAAACAGGTCATCTGATAAAATATTTGGTGGGAAGGTAATTGTGTTTGGTGGGGATTTCAGACAGATTCTACCGGTTATTCCAAGAGGCAGCCGTTCAGATATAATTCATGCAACTATCAATTCATCATACATTTGGGATCATTGTAAGGTTTTGAAACTTACAAAAAACATGAGGCTTCAGCAATCTGGGACGACTACATCAGCATTCGAGTTAGAACGGTTTTCAAATTGGATATTAAAAGTTGGAGATGGAAAACTAGCAGAACCTAACGATGGCTATGCTGATATTGATATCCCAGCAGATATTTTGATATCTAATTTTGATGATCCCCTTCGAGCTATATTCGAAAACACTTATCCAAATTTTGAAGCTAAATTCAATAATGTAGCTTTTCTGCAGTCAAGGGCAATATTGGCTGGAACAATTGAGACAGTAGATGAAATAAATCACTATGTATtagacaatcttccaggtaatatTAAATTTTGTGTGAACATTTATCCGACGATTTTTCACTTCCATCTTTAACAGATCATAATATAAAGTTACTCCATTTTCAGGGGATGAAAAGGAATACTTAAGCTCTGATTCAGTAGACACGCATGATGGTGATGGCAATGAATGTTTCGATGTTTTAACTCCCGAGTTTCTGAACGGATTGAAAACGTCGGGAATTCCTAATCATAGGATCAGATTGAAAGTAAATACTCCAATCATGCTGCTTAGGAATATTGATCAAGCAGAAGGCTTATGCAATGGAACACGTCTAATTGTTACGAGATTGGCTGATCATGTTATCGAAGCTAAAATAATTTCAGACAAGAACATTGGTGGTATCATTTATATTGCACGAATGGACATTACTCCAACGCAGACGCCATGGCCATTCAGGATGACACGAAGACAGTTTCCTATAATGGTCTGCTATGCTATGACTATTAATAAATCTCAAGGTCAGTCTTTGGATCATGTTGGCATATATTTGCCGAGGAGCGTATTCAGCCATGGCCAGTTATATGTTGCAGTTTCAAGAGTAAAGAGCAGAAAAGGCCTTAAAATCTTGATTCATGATAAGGAGAAACTTCCATTGACCACCACAACAAATGTTGTATTCAAAGAAGTGTTTGAAAATGTGTAGTCTATATGTTTTTGCAATATTTATGGACCTGTTGTTATTGGTATATCTTTTGTGCTCACTTGCCTAAAATTAGGTTACAACTTAAACAACTTATTAACTGTCATGAATGAAAGATTTGATATCACCTTTGCATACtgataatttattttcatctaTATAGCTGGATTGAAGAATGACGATGAATGATAGCTGCCATAATATCAATGATTACAGAACATCATCAATTAAAATATTAGCAAAGGCAAATATTCATGTTGATAGCCATTATTTAAATCTATTACACAACCATCTGTGATTACAATCTAAGTACCATCAACAACAAATTTAAAGCTACAAGTAACATCTTTACATCCTAATCAGCTACTTTTTTTCCCCAagtacacaaacatcagatctgaAAATGGAATCATGGAGAATTCTATG harbors:
- the LOC131624800 gene encoding uncharacterized protein LOC131624800, giving the protein MEKKQSDEHDHFMNVIRRKRQFDARLHRKRVLRAKRAKRLASMNKENAYQTQPPADTISSHFRFPLSSISPNIPSSTITDRNTKQKTHSISTLNTLPSSLAKKRPRVVSVKNINNLGVNLGRRFDNEFMSGATASSSHTPNPYSNTNELFQDDSEGDEGSGNSSDACSSVSNYSMDEHDVGFDTDIEEIDVHRSGEYYDLGDSSCECQQCGANMWYMERKNKSRHSANPKFSMCCGEGKVQIPLLRQPPPVLQSLLFDQNKSESKIFQQQIRLYNMMFAFTSPGAKMDNRFNNGRGPPNYRIQGQTCHRIGSMLPLPGEKARFAQLYIFDTEHEVQNRFDIFRKRDGVDINIVEKLSSMLYEHNVHAQSFKMARDRLSEGNVADLKLRLISDRQNDGRIYNQPTVSEVAALIVGDVDTAEKRDIIMQKQCGQLQRIDEYHTSYLGFQYLLLFPYGEDGYRPNIRHRNKGSTTVRNAKTMTTVSEIDDVPWEDATKRNRLTIREWFAFRIQSRKNEAQTILRSRRLFQQFLVDGFTMMESERLRWLRKNQSKLRVGKYDHLADARTNGHTRGAATGKRVVLPSSYVGSRRFMDQLYFDGMAICSYVGFPDLFITFTCNPNWSEIQRVLSSADLKASDRPDLITRIFKLKFDSLLSDLTKKSIMGKICTQLSSKKEVCPHAHILIFLHPSSKYPTPADIDRIISAEIPNKDTDEELYNLVKSHMIHGPCGNAFRNSTCMKEGKCSKYFPKEFRHETIVDQDGYPVYRRRDNGHTVSKNGIEIDNRFVVPYNSKLLLKYRAHINMEWCNQSTSVKYLFKYINKGYDRITAAIVMNEDGSVSQHEAVDEIKQYIDCRYVSPSEAAWRIYGFSIHGRKPTVERLHFHGEGQNSVFHTDVSPLTKVLDKPSVTESMFTSWFEANKKYDEARQLTYCNFVSKFVYVKKKREWKPRQKGYTIGRLIWVPPTTGELYYLRMMLTHVKGPRSYDEIKTVNNVKYDTFRDACFAMGFIGDDREFISAITEAFHWGSGHYLRLLFVHMLLSSSINRPKHVWSKTQHLLSDGILYSQQRIANNRSLRLTNEEILNLTLIEIEKLLQHSRKSLSDFPGMPKPHGYIIEELGNNLIYEERNYDPAGQLQEFNTLYNNLTDEQRDVFKQILTAVDNQNGGVFFLYGYGGTGKTYMWRTLASYIRSRRQICLTVASSGIASLLLPGGRTAHSKFKIPIPTLESSTCDINKGSDRGQMLKLSKLIIWDEAPMCHKFCFEALDKTLRDIMGGNRSSDKIFGGKVIVFGGDFRQILPVIPRGSRSDIIHATINSSYIWDHCKVLKLTKNMRLQQSGTTTSAFELERFSNWILKVGDGKLAEPNDGYADIDIPADILISNFDDPLRAIFENTYPNFEAKFNNVAFLQSRAILAGTIETVDEINHYVLDNLPGDEKEYLSSDSVDTHDGDGNECFDVLTPEFLNGLKTSGIPNHRIRLKVNTPIMLLRNIDQAEGLCNGTRLIVTRLADHVIEAKIISDKNIGGIIYIARMDITPTQTPWPFRMTRRQFPIMVCYAMTINKSQGQSLDHVGIYLPRSVFSHGQLYVAVSRVKSRKGLKILIHDKEKLPLTTTTNVVFKEVFENV